TTAAAGCAACAAATTAATTCGACGGACCACGTGTCTATTTCAGGAGGGGAAAATGAGTAACATCAACACTTATGATTATAAAAGCGACCATTCATTAAGCGACAAATGGAAGTATCGTTTCGCATTCTATGAGAAGAATGGCTACCCCTCTTTTTGGGGGATGAGCCCGGCATGGAAAAGCGCCTATAAAGAAATGACCTTCGGGCAGAAGATAAAAGTCTCTTTCAATTTCTTCGCCTGGTTTTTTTCTATTATCTATTTGCTGATCCTTGGTTTATGGAAGAAAGCCCTGTTAGTTTTAGTTATCAACGTTGTTGTGATCGTGGTTGCGGTTATTTTTAACATTGGCTTCCTGGGTTATATGGTCAACGCCATCATCGCCTGTCGGGCCAACATTTGGTATTACGATCTAAAAGTGAAGGGCAAACAGGACTGGAGCCTGTAATAAAAAAGGTTCAGCGTAATGCTGAACCTTTTTGTTTTTATAGCCAGTTACGGCGCTTGAAGTAGAGATAAGGCGCGAGCCCCGCGAGGATCATAAAGATAATTGCGCCAGGGTAACCAAAGCTCCAGTGCAGTTCGGGCATAAATTCAAAGTTCATGCCGTAGCTGGAAGCCACCAGCGTCGGCGGCAGGAACACGACCGATACCACCGAGAAGATCTTGATGATGCGGTTCTGCTCGATATTGATAAAACCCATCGCCGCCTGCATCAGGAAGTTCACTTTCTGGAACAATGATTCGTTGTGCGGCAGCAGGGATTCGATATCGCGCAGGATCTCGCGCGCCTGCTCAAGCTGGCCTGCCGGTAAACGCGCCTTACGCACCAGGAAGTTCAACGCGCGCTGGGTATCCATCAGACACAGGCGCACTTTCCAACCGATATCTTCCTGTTCCGCCAGCGTCGAGAGCGCGTCGTCATACTCGTCGCCCTGCTGGCCTTCCATAATGACGCGGCTCAGCTTTTCCAGATCGCTGTAAATGTTTTCGATTTCATCCGCCAGTTGCTCAATTTTGGTTTCGAACAGATCCAGCAGCAATTCATAAGCGTTACCGTCGACCATCTCCTGGCTGCGGGCGCGCATACGATACAGGCGAAACGCGGGCAGCTCGCGCTCACGTAGAGTGAACAGGCGACCTTCGCGGATGGTAAATGCGACGGTTGAGTTTCCTGCGTGATCTTCAGCATCTTCAAAAAAGAAGAAGGAGTGGATGTGCAGGCCGTCTTCGTCTTCAAAAAAACGCGCCGACGCCTCGATGTCTTCCAGTTCAGGTCGGGTGGCCAGGTTCTGGCCCAATTCCGTTTGCACGCGGGTACGTTCTTCATCGTCCGGCTCGACCAAATCAACCCAAACAGAGCTGGCGAGGTGCTTGATTTCGTCAGCCTCAAGGCGGGTTAAACGATTGTTTTCCAGTTGAAATGCGCTCAGCATAGCCGGGACTCCCAATGCAAAAAATATCGGACAGTTCGGTGGGCACACAGAGAAACAAATTGGGTTTCAGACCATTAAACAGCCTGACTCAGCGCGACGGGAATACAGCGGGTCGCTGACAACCTCTAAGGCCATCAGCATGAGGAGATAGCCTTAGGAGTTGTTCCTGAAAACCAGGAAATTGAGCCAGTATCTACTGGGTGTGTCCAAGGCGAATGTCCTCTTAGCGTGATCGTGCGCGCATGTTACGCCAGCACTCAGAAGGCGTCAACACGCAACGAAACGCTAAAGAGCAATATTTGCCCTTCAGCGTATAAGGCTAGCAGAATATTACAAAATAATGATATTTTTCTGAAAGTTACACGGTTTCGAGCTTAGCGTAAGCCGCCACCAGCCATTTGATACCTTGCCCCTGGAAAGCCACCTGTAAACGACTGTGCTCACCGCTGCCTTCCATGTTCACCACCGTGCCTTCGCCAAACTTGGCATGGCGTACGCGCTGGCCAAGTTTATAGCCGGTATCGCTTTGCGCAACCGGCGTACCCATGCGCTGATGGCTAACCGGGCGGCTGATGCTGGCGCGCAAACGCACCTCTTCCACACACGCTTCCGGCAACTCGCCAATAAAGCGCGACGGGCGGTGATACACCTCTTTGCCGTAAAGGCGGCGCGTTTCCGCATAGGTTAAGGTCAGTTTTTGCATGGCGCGCGTCACACCGACATACGCCAGGCGACGTTCCTCTTCCAGCCGCCCGCCTTCATCCAGCGACATCTGGCTGGGGAACATGCCCTCTTCCATGCCGACAATAAACACCTGCGGGAACTCCAGGCCTTTCGCCGAGTGCAGCGTCATCAACTGCACCGCATCCTGCCAGGTATCCGCCTGCCCTTCGCCCGCTTCCAGTGCGGCGTGGGAGAGAAATGCCTGCAGCGGCATTAAATCTTCGTCTTCTTCGTTGTAGCTGAACTGGCGCGTCGCGGTAACCAGTTCCTCTAAGTTCTCGATACGCGTCTGGCCCTTTTCGCCTTTTTCCTGCTCATACATCATGCGCAGGCCGGAATCGCTGATCACCCGGTCGGTTTGCACATGCAGCGGCATATCCGCCGTTTCCTGTGCCAGCGCGTCAATCAGTTCAAGGAAACGTTGCAGCGCGCTCGCCGCACGGCCCGCCAGCGCTTTCTCCTGTAACAACTCACGCGTTGCCTGCCATAACGTCAACTGGCGATCGCGCGAGGTTTGGCGCACCACGTCCAGCGTGCGATCGCCGATGCCGCGCGTTGGCGTATTCACCACGCGCTCAAAGGCGGCGTCATCATTGCGATTGGCGATCAGGCGCAGGTAGGAGAGCGCATCTTTAATTTCCTGACGTTCGAAGAATCGCATACCGCCATAAATCCGGTACGGCATACTGGCTTGCAGCAGCGCCTCTTCCAGCACGCGCGACTGGGCGTTGCTACGATAGA
This genomic interval from Kosakonia sacchari SP1 contains the following:
- a CDS encoding DUF2628 domain-containing protein, which codes for MSNINTYDYKSDHSLSDKWKYRFAFYEKNGYPSFWGMSPAWKSAYKEMTFGQKIKVSFNFFAWFFSIIYLLILGLWKKALLVLVINVVVIVVAVIFNIGFLGYMVNAIIACRANIWYYDLKVKGKQDWSL
- the corA gene encoding magnesium/cobalt transporter CorA; its protein translation is MLSAFQLENNRLTRLEADEIKHLASSVWVDLVEPDDEERTRVQTELGQNLATRPELEDIEASARFFEDEDGLHIHSFFFFEDAEDHAGNSTVAFTIREGRLFTLRERELPAFRLYRMRARSQEMVDGNAYELLLDLFETKIEQLADEIENIYSDLEKLSRVIMEGQQGDEYDDALSTLAEQEDIGWKVRLCLMDTQRALNFLVRKARLPAGQLEQAREILRDIESLLPHNESLFQKVNFLMQAAMGFINIEQNRIIKIFSVVSVVFLPPTLVASSYGMNFEFMPELHWSFGYPGAIIFMILAGLAPYLYFKRRNWL
- the ysgD gene encoding YsgD/CorL family protein translates to MDTPSRYWLNFLVFRNNS
- the uvrD gene encoding DNA helicase II, which encodes MDVSYLLDSLNDKQRDAVAAERSNMLVLAGAGSGKTRVLVHRIAWLMTVENCSPYSIMAVTFTNKAAAEMRHRIGQLMGTSQGGMWVGTFHGLAHRLLRAHHMDANLPQDFQILDSEDQLRLLKRLIKAMNLDEKQWPPRQAMWYINGQKDEGIRPHHIQSFGNPVEQTWQKVYQAYQEACDRAGLVDFAELLLRAHELWLNKLHILQHYRERFTNILVDEFQDTNNIQYAWIRLLAGDTGKVMIVGDDDQSIYGWRGAQVENIQRFLKDFPGAQTIRLEQNYRSTSNILSAANALIENNNGRLGKKLWTDGVDGELISLYCAFNELDEARYVVNRIKAWQDNGGQLSQCAILYRSNAQSRVLEEALLQASMPYRIYGGMRFFERQEIKDALSYLRLIANRNDDAAFERVVNTPTRGIGDRTLDVVRQTSRDRQLTLWQATRELLQEKALAGRAASALQRFLELIDALAQETADMPLHVQTDRVISDSGLRMMYEQEKGEKGQTRIENLEELVTATRQFSYNEEDEDLMPLQAFLSHAALEAGEGQADTWQDAVQLMTLHSAKGLEFPQVFIVGMEEGMFPSQMSLDEGGRLEEERRLAYVGVTRAMQKLTLTYAETRRLYGKEVYHRPSRFIGELPEACVEEVRLRASISRPVSHQRMGTPVAQSDTGYKLGQRVRHAKFGEGTVVNMEGSGEHSRLQVAFQGQGIKWLVAAYAKLETV